Proteins encoded within one genomic window of Haladaptatus sp. QDMS2:
- a CDS encoding PQQ-binding-like beta-propeller repeat protein has translation MQPSSRRSFLATVAGASAALAGCSANPLPEPVSEVWSAEISGGSPVGKLAFTSDTVVTGSEYDGQVHLIDRETGDVTASYDFDDSTRHGSAVWFGPYVVDDVVLVAAELRILAMDFDGTEVWERTFDETELIEFHLFEDMALIGTKDGALEAVAATTGEQVWESDAVSHTEIRDYATDGTRAFFAAVTEVIVIDPADGSKLWTSEVGLDSFVGASSDAVVAVGEGSATAFDPATGEQVWDRETDYNPSRSPLVDSQVYLWGQIPAFRWSKDPDGAGPMTALDVETGAVQWRSEEHTIHFVDVTEGNVYALSADDALVKFAADGTEQWSANLDNRPIKLTVVSQSEMYVFDDRMGTLRRLEYSG, from the coding sequence ATGCAGCCGTCGTCACGCCGGTCGTTTCTCGCTACTGTTGCAGGCGCGAGTGCAGCACTCGCTGGCTGTTCAGCAAATCCACTACCTGAACCCGTATCAGAAGTCTGGAGTGCAGAGATAAGCGGGGGTTCACCGGTCGGCAAACTCGCGTTCACGTCGGACACGGTGGTGACGGGGAGCGAGTACGACGGCCAGGTGCATCTCATCGACCGGGAAACGGGCGACGTCACTGCATCGTACGACTTCGACGATTCGACGCGGCATGGCTCAGCCGTGTGGTTTGGTCCATACGTCGTCGACGACGTCGTCCTCGTCGCCGCGGAACTACGAATCCTGGCGATGGATTTCGACGGGACCGAAGTCTGGGAACGGACGTTCGACGAGACGGAACTCATCGAATTTCACCTGTTCGAGGATATGGCGCTCATCGGGACGAAAGATGGAGCCCTCGAAGCAGTGGCGGCGACGACTGGCGAGCAGGTGTGGGAAAGCGATGCCGTGAGCCATACCGAAATTCGAGATTACGCAACCGACGGAACACGCGCGTTCTTCGCCGCCGTGACCGAGGTCATCGTAATCGACCCGGCAGACGGGAGCAAACTATGGACAAGCGAGGTGGGCCTCGATTCGTTCGTCGGCGCATCCTCGGATGCCGTCGTCGCGGTTGGCGAAGGGTCAGCCACGGCGTTCGACCCGGCGACTGGTGAGCAGGTGTGGGACCGAGAGACGGACTACAATCCCAGTCGGTCGCCGCTCGTCGATTCGCAGGTGTATCTCTGGGGGCAGATTCCCGCGTTTCGCTGGAGTAAAGACCCGGACGGTGCGGGCCCGATGACCGCACTCGACGTAGAAACTGGCGCAGTGCAGTGGCGAAGTGAGGAGCACACCATTCACTTCGTGGACGTCACCGAGGGTAACGTGTATGCCCTTTCGGCGGACGATGCACTCGTCAAGTTCGCCGCCGACGGAACCGAGCAGTGGAGTGCTAACCTCGACAACAGGCCCATCAAACTCACTGTCGTCTCCCAGTCAGAAATGTACGTCTTCGACGACCGGATGGGAACGCTCCGCAGGCTCGAATATTCAGGCTGA
- the moaC gene encoding cyclic pyranopterin monophosphate synthase MoaC, translated as MSDDLTHTTETGEVQMVNVGEKPDIARRAVARGEIHLKASTIDAIRESEIGKGDVLATARVGAIQAVKHTWETIPMCHQIPITNVDTEFDVGDEKITLTVAVETTGKTGCEMEALEGVTTGLNVVWDMVKAVEKDEDGQYPATQISNVRVLDKEKKSLD; from the coding sequence ATGAGTGACGACCTGACCCACACGACCGAAACGGGTGAGGTCCAGATGGTGAACGTCGGGGAGAAACCCGACATCGCCCGCCGCGCCGTCGCGCGCGGTGAGATTCATCTCAAAGCTTCGACTATCGACGCGATTCGCGAAAGCGAAATCGGTAAAGGCGACGTGCTCGCAACCGCCCGCGTCGGCGCGATTCAGGCGGTCAAGCACACATGGGAGACCATCCCGATGTGTCACCAGATTCCGATTACGAACGTGGACACGGAGTTCGACGTGGGAGACGAGAAAATTACGCTGACCGTGGCCGTCGAAACCACCGGCAAAACAGGCTGTGAGATGGAAGCGCTCGAAGGCGTCACCACCGGCCTTAACGTCGTCTGGGACATGGTGAAAGCCGTCGAGAAGGACGAAGACGGCCAGTATCCAGCGACGCAGATTTCGAACGTTCGCGTGCTGGACAAAGAAAAGAAGTCACTGGACTGA
- a CDS encoding NAD(P)H-hydrate dehydratase yields the protein MISSDRMAAVDANAAALGVPQKQLMESSGNAVARVVSDLVAPGAAVAIVAGRGNNGGDAFVAARFLDEYDVTVHLLGREETISTDIARENWEALQEAEYDSREVRDSTDLDLGSPDLIIDGMLGTGVTGALREPEKSAAEAINAAGATVVSVDVPTGMDADTGSSEGIAVGADHVVTFHDMKPGLENFPNVTVADIGIPAAAELFVGPGDLQSLTRQSDSHKGDHGEVLVVGGGPYTGAPALSAQSALRAGADLVRVACPESIAREIQGYSENLIVRPFDGDQLEPAHVESLLELAADHDTVVFGPGLGSADETLEAVGEFLESLDGTAVIDADALQVVPNVETEATLICTPHQGELQKMGGETDSDWRTRKDLVADFAAELEQPLLVKGAYDVISDGETIRVNRTGNPGMTVGGTGDVLAGATGALAATHDPPQAAAIAAYATGRAGDIVAEERGYGMMATDLLSNLPIALWGERDE from the coding sequence ATGATTTCGAGCGACCGGATGGCCGCCGTCGACGCGAACGCCGCGGCCCTCGGAGTTCCACAGAAGCAGTTGATGGAGTCGAGTGGCAACGCCGTCGCCCGCGTCGTCAGCGACCTCGTAGCACCCGGGGCAGCCGTCGCCATCGTCGCGGGCCGGGGGAACAACGGCGGTGACGCCTTCGTCGCCGCCCGGTTTCTCGACGAGTACGACGTGACGGTCCACCTCCTCGGCCGCGAGGAGACCATCTCGACCGACATCGCCCGCGAGAACTGGGAAGCCCTGCAAGAAGCGGAGTACGACTCCCGCGAAGTTCGCGACTCGACTGACCTCGACCTCGGAAGCCCCGACCTCATCATCGACGGAATGCTCGGCACGGGCGTGACCGGCGCACTCCGCGAACCCGAGAAATCGGCGGCAGAAGCCATCAACGCTGCCGGCGCGACGGTCGTCTCGGTAGACGTTCCAACGGGCATGGACGCAGATACTGGGTCCTCGGAAGGAATCGCCGTCGGCGCAGACCACGTCGTTACCTTCCACGACATGAAACCCGGCCTCGAGAACTTCCCGAACGTAACAGTCGCGGACATCGGCATTCCGGCAGCCGCCGAACTGTTCGTCGGGCCGGGCGACCTCCAGTCGCTCACGCGCCAGTCGGACAGCCACAAGGGCGACCACGGCGAGGTGCTCGTCGTCGGGGGCGGCCCGTACACCGGTGCGCCCGCACTCTCCGCCCAGTCTGCCCTCCGCGCCGGGGCCGACCTCGTGCGCGTCGCCTGTCCCGAATCAATCGCTCGCGAGATTCAGGGCTACAGCGAGAACCTCATCGTACGGCCCTTCGACGGCGACCAGCTCGAACCCGCCCACGTCGAGTCGCTCCTCGAACTCGCCGCAGACCACGACACCGTCGTATTCGGTCCGGGCCTCGGGAGCGCAGATGAGACGCTTGAGGCCGTCGGTGAGTTCCTCGAATCGCTCGACGGAACCGCCGTCATCGACGCAGACGCCCTGCAAGTCGTTCCGAACGTCGAGACAGAGGCCACACTCATCTGCACGCCCCATCAGGGTGAACTCCAGAAGATGGGCGGGGAAACTGACTCGGACTGGCGCACTCGCAAAGACCTCGTCGCCGATTTCGCCGCCGAACTGGAGCAGCCGCTGCTCGTGAAAGGCGCCTACGACGTGATTTCAGACGGCGAGACGATTCGCGTGAATCGAACCGGGAACCCCGGCATGACCGTCGGCGGAACCGGCGATGTCCTCGCGGGTGCGACTGGTGCACTCGCCGCGACGCACGACCCACCACAGGCCGCGGCCATCGCCGCCTACGCGACGGGACGCGCTGGTGATATAGTCGCAGAGGAAAGAGGCTATGGCATGATGGCAACTGACCTGCTCTCGAACCTCCCGATTGCGCTCTGGGGTGAGCGCGATGAGTGA